The following coding sequences are from one Lolium rigidum isolate FL_2022 chromosome 6, APGP_CSIRO_Lrig_0.1, whole genome shotgun sequence window:
- the LOC124665003 gene encoding uncharacterized protein LOC124665003 codes for MASAQDSPAPPTKFFPADHVLIEQFLRPKLAELPIDSGCNIHDFDAYSVSPDILVDKHEHAPGTDKDDGKRGHWYFFTPARRHGTRNGGGRRQRAVGEGYTWHSEGGEKPVVDGATGSLVGYKRKLNYVFKESPGASPTRLGWCMTEFRLDDDAAGLVICMVCVSRHKRETTYESVMKAMADSKKRKAGDDPHPDAPRPQTPRRQEMEELQNMERWLPTGALDNSRRWLLSDQDDVMPPGAVDDGSVDPAGFFIDIVDVEELCRTQQQRLAEDEHEEVTYARLFGDDDMDLVVASTTPAPAPAPAFVSCDTTSSHVMAKCSKADCEICIQQMVEKLVYQIV; via the exons ATGGCGTCCGCGCAAGATAGCCCTGCTCCTCCCACCAAATTCTTCCCGGCCGATCACGTTCTCATCGAGCAGTTCCTCCGTCCAAAGTTGGCCGAACTGCCGATCGACAGCGGCTGTAACATCCATGACTTCGACGCTTACTCCGTCTCACCCGACATCCTCGTCGACAAGCACGAGCACGCGCCGGGAACTGACAAGGACGACGGGAAAAGGGGCCACTGGTACTTCTTCACACCGGCGCGACGTCACGGGACAAGGAACGGCGGCGGGAGACGGCAGCGCGCGGTCGGCGAGGGTTACACATGGCACTCGGAAGGTGGAGAGAAGCCCGTTGTTGACGGGGCTACCGGAAGCCTCGTTGGCTACAAGCGGAAGCTCAACTACGTCTTCAAGGAGTCGCCGGGAGCTTCGCCAACCAGGCTCGGATGGTGCATGACCGAGTTCCGGCTCGACGACGACGCTGCTGGGCTGGTGATCTGCATGGTCTGCGTGTCGCGCCACAAGAGGGAGACTACATACGAGTCAGTAATGAAGGCCATGGCGGATTCCAAGAAGAGGAAGGCTGGCGACGATCCACACCCGGACGCTCCACGTCCCCAAACCCCGCGGCGCCAAGAAATGGAAGAGCTCCAGAACATGGAGCGCTGGTTGCCCACCGGAGCACTGGACAACAGCCGC CGCTGGTTGCTTTCCGACCAAGACGACGTGATGCCCCCCGGAGCTGTGGACGACGGGAGCGTGGATCCGGCCGGGTTCTTCATCGACATAGTCGATGTTGAAGAGTTATGCCGGACGCAGCAGCAGCGACTGGCTGAGGACGAACACGAGGAGGTCACGTATGCGAGGCTGTTCGGCGACGACGACATGGACCTGGTGGTGGCATCCACtacaccggcgccggcgccggcgcccgcgTTCGTCTCGTGTGATACTACATCGTCGCACGTGATGGCCAAGTGCTCCAAGGCAGATTGCGAAATCTGCATCCAGCAGATGGTGGAGAAGCTAGTCTACCAGATTGTTTAG